The DNA sequence TCATAACTTTTCAATTACCAAATGGAATGAAGGATATCCTACCTGAAGAAGCAAACATTTATAGACATATAAAGGAAAAGTTAAGAGAAAAATTTGAGCTTTGGGGATATAAAGAAGTTGTTCCATCGACTATAGAATTTGCAGATGTGCTTTCTATAGGTATTGGCTCAAAATTAACAGATAACATGTTCAAATTTCAAGATTTAGATGGAAAAATTATCGCTTTAAGAGCTGAAGCAACAATTCCAACAGCTAGAATTTTAACAAGCGAATTAGCTTTAACTCCAAAACCAATTAGGCTGTATTATATAGTTAATGTTTTTAGGAGAATTATTGAGAGACCCGGAAGATTTAGAGAGTTTTGGCAAGCTGGAATAGAATTAATTGGAAGAAAAGATCCTGAAGCGGATGCAGAAGTTTTAATGATTTTAACTGAAGCTTTAAATTCTTTAGGGTTAACAAACTTTAGAATAGATATAAGTCATGCAGCTATTTTAAAAGAAGTTGTAAATGAGTTAAATTTAAGCTCTCAAGAAAAAGAAGAACTTTTCACAATAGCAGGTTATAAAGATTACTCAAGATTTAAAAAATTTTTAGAAAATAAAGGATGTTCATTAAAATTAGCTTTAGTTTTAAAGAAGCTTTTTAAATGCTTTAAAATTTCAGAGTTAAATAACATTATTAATGATTTAAAAGATTATCAAACCATAAAGGAAGCTATAATAAATCTTCTTGAAATAAATAATGCTGCTGAAACTTTTGGAGTTAAACAATTATTTTTCGATTTCGCTTTAACTAAAGAAATAGAATATTATAGTGGAATGATTTTTGAAGCTTCTTTACCAAACCTAGGTTTTTCAATTGCTGGAGGAGGAAGGTACGATGATTTATTAAAAAAATTTGGTGAAGATTTACCAGCAACAGGATTCGCAATAGATGTTACTGAATGCTTTAAAGCAATTAAAAATCAGTTTTCACCAAACTTTAATAGAAAAACAATTGTTTTAGAGGGGTCTTCCCTAAAGCTTAATGCTGAATTTGCTTCAAAATTAAGAGATAAAGGAGTAATAGTAATTTTAGAAGTTGAAAAACCTATGGAAGAAATGAGGAAAGTGGTTGAAGCTTATAAAGCAGATGCCATAATAAAATTGAAAGATAACTATGTTTTAATGATGAATATAAAAACTGGAGAAGAAAAGAAGCTAAGTGTTAGTGAAGCTTTAGAAGCTATTCTTAAGAGGGAAATTTAATGAAGAATTGTTTTAGAGTGGCTTTACCTAGTAAAGGTAGGCTTAAAACTCCAGCTTTAAAAATTCTTGAAGAAGCAGGATTAAAAGTTAAAGAACAGGAAAGAACATATATTTTAAAAACTTCAGATTCAGAATTTGAAGTTGTACTAGCTAGAGCTTTTGATATTCCACTTTATGTTCAATACGGCGCAGCAACTTTAGGAATAACAGGACATGACATAATTTTGGAGAGAGAAGCAGATGTGTATGAAGTTTCAGATTTAAAATTTGGAAGGTGCAAACTTGTATTAGCTGCGCCTATAGAAGCTAATTTAAGTAAAGCTATTGAACTTCCATTAAACGCTAGAATAGCTACAGAATTCCCAAATTTAACAAGAAAATTCTTTAATTCATTAGGGAAACCTATTGAAGTTTTAACAGTTAGAGGGAGCGCAGAATTAACTCCAAAACTTGGTTTAGCAGATGCAATAGTGGATCTTTCAACAACAGGAGAAACATTAAAAAAGAATGGATTAAAAGAAGTTGAAGTCATATTGGAGTCTACAGCTAGGCTAATATGCAATAAAATCGCTTATAGAAGTTTTAATAAAATTAAAGAGTTTATTGAAAGAGTCGATGAAGCGGTGAAGAAGTGTGAAGCTTTTAGTTAGGAGTGAAATTGAAGGAATTATTCCATACGATGTTAAAGATTTACTTGAAATAAAAAATTTAAAAACTATAACAAAATTAGATTTAAATGAAAATTTATTAATATCTAATAAAGAAATAAAAAGAATTATTAGTAAAGCAGTTAAAGAAATTGATTTCAGGTTTTATCCAAAACCATATGGGAAAGAAGCTGTAGAAGCTATAGCTAAATTTTACAATTTAAAAGAGGAAAAAATATTTGTAGCTAATGGTTCAGATGATCTTTTAGATAAACTTTCAAAAGCTTTTATTCCTAAAGGAAGCAACGTTATAATTAATGAACCTACCTTTACTATGTATTCTTTCTTTATAAAACTTTATGGTGGAGAGAAAAGAGAAGTTTTGTTAACACAGAACTTTCAATTGAATGTAGAGGATATTCTAAATAAATGTGATTCTAAAACATCAATGGTTATTATTTGTTCACCTAATAATCCTACTGGAAACCAGTTTAATGTAGAGGATATTGAAAAAATTTTAAAAAGTTTTGATGGTTTAGTTATTGTTGATGAAGCTTATGCAGATTTTGGAGATTTCTCTATGCTTAATTTAATTGAAAAATATGAAAATTTAGTTATTTTGAGATCTTTTTCTAAATCTTTTGGTTTAGCTTCAATTAGAGCAGGTTTTGCAGCAGCTAATGAAAAAGTAATTAGTTATTTAACGAAAGTGTCAGGACCTTTCTTGGTTAATTCTATTACGCAAAAAATTATTAAGGTAGCTTTAGAAGAATTTAATCTATTTAAGGAAGTAATTAAACGTATTATTAAGGAAAGAGAATGGCTTTTTAATCAACTTAAAAAAATAGATGGTGTCACACCTTTTCCTTCAAAAACGAATTTTATTTTATTTAGAATAAACAAAAATGATTTATCAACTAAATCTATATGCACCAAACTTAAATGTTCAGGGATTTACATAAAAGATAGAAGTAAAGATCCTCTTTTAGAAAAATGTTTAAGAGTTACCGTTGGAACTAGAAGAATGAATGTTAAGTTTATTTCTGAATTAAAGAAGATTTTAAAGGAAGAACATTAATATGATTTTAAAAAAGGAAGCTTCAAATCAACTAAGAAAAATTGAAGTTTTAATTTTAGATTTTGATGGAGTAGTGTTTTCAACAAAGGATTCCTTTAGAAAAACTATTCAAGAAACAGTGGACTTTTATTTTTTTCAATTGTTAAAACTTAAAGGTTCAAGGTTAAAATTAGTTACGCAAAAAGAAATCCAAAAATTTAAAGATACAGGCATGTATAATGACGATTGGAAATTAACAAGATTTCTTATTTTATATTTTCTTTCTGTATTAGCTTTAAAAAATAATGAATTTTTAAAGTTAATTAATAAAGAGAGAAATTTAAGGAATATTCTAGAGTTAACCGAAAGTTTAGGAAAACTTTTTAATTCGCAAAAAGTGGATTCAACCTATTTACGTTTAATAAAAAAAGATGAAACAATTGGATTCCAATCTTTAATGAGTTTATTAAAAAATTTGAATGAAATAGAAGCTCTGCAAAAAATCTTTCCAAATTTAGCTGATTCTTTACCTAAATTAAAAAGTTTTATTCAAACTAAAGTGAATAAAGAAGATTTACCTCAAAAAATCTTCGAAGAATTTTATTTAGGAAAGAATCTTTATGAAGAATTTTATAATCAATCGCCATTATTTAATTTAAGTAAAGGTTTTATAGAGAATGAGAAGCCACTTATAACAATTGAGACTTTAGAAAAACTTAATGAGAAATTTGGTAAACTCATAGTTTATAGTGAAAGACCAAGAAAACAAGCGATTTATGTATTAAAAAAATTTAATCTTGAGGATTATTTTAATCTAGAAAAATCATATTTTAGGGAGGAAATAAATAAATTTGATTTTTTAGGCGATCCAGGAAAACCAAATCCTACACCATTATTTAATCTTCTTAAAAAATTAAAAGCTGAAAATAAACTTTCAGCTTATGTAGGAGATACTGCAGCTGACGCTATTTTAATTGAAAAATTAAAAACAAATTATTTAGTAAATGCTTTATCAATTATTATTTCGAAACATGCTTCATCAATTAATGCAAATGTAATTTTAAAAAATATTAATGAATTAAGGTTAATTTTTTAGAGGGATTAAAAAATGAGGGAAGCAAAAATAAAAAGAAAAACTAAAGAGGTTGAGATTCTAGGAAGATTGAATCTTGATGGTGAAGGAAAATCTGAAGTGGAAACAGGAGTAAAGTTTTTGAATCATATTCTTGATACAATAGTTAAGCATTCAATGATTGATTTAACAATTAAAGCTTCAGGTGATTTACAACACCATTTAATTGAAGATGTAGGAGTAGCTATTGGTTCAGCTATATTAGAAGCTTTAGGAGAAAAAAAAGGAATTAAACGGTTTGGATATGCATATACAGTTATGGATGAATCTTTAGCTAGAACAGTAATTGATTTAAGTGGAAGACCATACGCTAAAATAAATCTTAAAGTTTCTCAAGAAAAAATAGAGGATATGAAAGGTGAAGATGTAATTCACTTTTTCTCCTCCTTAGCTTACTCCTCAAAATCTACATTACATATTAAAGTTATTTACGGGGTTAATACTCATCATAAAATTGAAGCAGCAACAAAATCTTTTGCTTTAGCTTTAAAAGATGCAATTTCAATTAATGAAAAGTTAACTGGAAAAATTCCAAGCGTCAAGGAGGCTCTTTAAACTCTTATGCCTAAAATAGCAATTTTAAATTATGGTGTAGGAAATTTAAAAAGTGTTTCTAAAGCTTTAGAAAACTGCAAAGTAACAGTGAAAATCACAAATAAACTTGAAGATATTAAGGATGCGGACGCTATAGTGTTACCGGGAGTCGGTGCATTTAAAGAAGCTATAGAAAAAATTAAAATTTTAGAGTTTGAAATTAAAAAATTTATAGAATCTGGAAAATTTATTTTAGGAATATGTTTAGGTCTTCAACTTTTATTTACAAAAAGCTTTGAAGGAGGGGTTATATCAGGATTAAATTTATTAAAAGGTACTGTTGTTAAGCTACCAGAAACAGTTAAGATTCCGCATATAGGATGGAATACTATAAAAATAATTAAATATGATGAATTTTTAAATGGAATTAAAGATAAAGCTTTTATGTATTTTGTTCATTCTTATATTGCCAAACCAGAAGAAACTGAAGTAGTTTTATCAACAACTAACTATGGAGAAGTTTTCCCTTCAATTGTAGCTAAAAACAACATTTATGCAACGCAATTTCATCCTGAAAAAAGCGGGAGTAATGGATTAAAAATTTTGGAAAATTTTGTCCATTTAATTAAAAAGTGATGTCTATGCTAGTCATACCTGCTATAGATTTAATGGATGGAAAATGCGTTAGATTAACTATGGGAAAACCTGAAACAAAAAAAGTCTACTTTAATGATCCATTAATTCCACTTAAAAAATTTATTCAAGATGGAGCAGAATGGATTCATGTAATAGATTTAGATGCTGCATTAAATCTTGGAGAAAACATGAATGTTATAAAACAGATTTTAAAAGAGTCTAAAGTTAATGTTCAAGTTGGAGGGGGAGTGAACTTACTTGAGAAAGCTGAGAAACTTATAAGTTATGGAGCAAGCAGAGTTATATTTGGAACAGCATTAATTGAAGATCCAATATTAATAAAAAAATTTTCAGAGAAATTTGGCCCAGAAAGAACTGCAGCAGCTATAGATGTTAAAGGGGATAAAGTGGTTATTAAAGGTTGGAGAAGAGAATTAAATTTAACATATTTAGATTTAATTCTGAAAGTTAAAACTCTTAATGTTGGAGTTTTAATTTTAACTTTAATCGATAAAGATGGAACTTTATTGGGTCCCTCGCTAGATAAAATCTCTAAAACACAATCTTTATTAAATATAAAGTTTATAGTCGCAGGAGGCGTAGGAAGCCTAAACGATATTAAGAAATTAGCTAAAACTGGAGTTGATGGAGTTATAGTTGGAAAAGCTCTTTACGAAGGAAAATTCACTCTAAAAGAAGCAATAGAGGTTGCAAAGAATGTTAACTAAAAGAATAATTCCATGTTTAGATGTTGAAAAAGGAAAAGTTGTTAAAGGAATAAAGTTTAAAAATTTAAGAATCGAAGGAGATCCAGTTGAGTTAGCTGCAATTTATAATCAACAAGGTGCAGATGAACTTGTTTTTCTAGATGTTACAGCTTCATATGAACATAGAGATATACTTCTAGATGTTGTAAAAAGAACAGCTGAACAAGTTTTCATTCCATTCACTGTTGGCGGTGGGATAAAAAGCTTAAAAGATATAAGGTTAATTCTCTCTTCAGGAGCAGATAAGGTTTCTATAAACACATTTGCTGTGAAAAATCCAAGTTTAATTAAGGAAGCTGCTGAAACTTTCGGTAGTCAATGCATAGTTATAGCTATAGACGCTAAAAGAAATTATGAAGAATCAGATAAATCAAAAAGAAAAAATAGAAATATAATTAAAACTCCTCAAGGAAAATGTTGGTGGGAAGTTTATATAGAGGGGGGAAGAACACCTACAGGCATAGATGCAATAGAGTGGGCTAAAAAAGTTGAAGAATTAGGAGCGGGGGAGATCCTTCTTACAAGCATGGATTATGATGGAACAAGAAGTGGATATGATATATCATTAACAAAAACTATAAGTGAAAACGTTAATATTCCAATAATTGCAAGTGGAGGAGCAGGGAAACCTGAGCACATTCTAGAGGTTTTAACTAAGGGAAAAGCTGATGCGGCTTTAGCAGCATCAATTTTTCATGAAGGAGAATATAGTATACTAGAAGTTAAAAAGTTTTTAAAAAACCATGAAGTCCCAGTTAGGTTAGAATAGAGGATTCAAAGTGCTTACTAATGTTTTAAAAGAAAAAATTACGAGGTGTAGCGTTATTTAGAACTGGATTGTAAACCCATGGATATAAAAGATATTAACTTTTTAACTGTTAAAGAGGATGAAGAATTAAAATTATTTTTAAGCAGGGTGTAACTGCAGTAGAGACTAATGAAAGCCTCTTAGAGAAGAATTAACAATTAACCCCTTTCGCTTTTAAATATTGCATGAGGACTGATGTTTTATGATCTTTTTGGAACCTATTAAACGCATAAAGGATATAGTTAAAAAAATAAACTTGAAAATATATAATAAAAGCTTGTGGAAAATTTCATAAATGAAAATAGAACATTTTATAAAACTTTAAAGTGAAAAAAGCTGAATTAATGAAGGAGTTTAAGAAAATATTAAATATGCGTGAAGCTAAACAAAATGATACTCATTAAGCTAGAATAAGTAGAATTTAGAGTTAGATAAAGATGGTTTTAAGGTTATCTGAAAAAGAAATAGAAGAATTTATTTCAAAAGTTGATTTTAAAAAAATGAATGGGTTAGTTCCTGTAGTTGTTCAAGATAGAGACAATGATAAAGTTTTAATGCAAGCTTTCATGAATGAAGAAGCTTTAAGGCTTACATTAAAAACTGGAAGAATGCACTATTGGAGTAGAACAAAAAGGAGAATTTGGCTTAAAGGTGAAGAATCCGGACACTACTCTATAGTGGAAAATGCTATTTTAGACTGTGATAATGATTCTATTTTATTTAAAGTTCATCAAATTGGTGTTTGTTGCCATACTGGAAAAGAATCTTGTTTTCATAATTTACTTTTATCTTTAGAAGAAAAA is a window from the Candidatus Bathyarchaeota archaeon genome containing:
- the hisA gene encoding 1-(5-phosphoribosyl)-5-[(5-phosphoribosylamino)methylideneamino]imidazole-4-carboxamide isomerase yields the protein MSMLVIPAIDLMDGKCVRLTMGKPETKKVYFNDPLIPLKKFIQDGAEWIHVIDLDAALNLGENMNVIKQILKESKVNVQVGGGVNLLEKAEKLISYGASRVIFGTALIEDPILIKKFSEKFGPERTAAAIDVKGDKVVIKGWRRELNLTYLDLILKVKTLNVGVLILTLIDKDGTLLGPSLDKISKTQSLLNIKFIVAGGVGSLNDIKKLAKTGVDGVIVGKALYEGKFTLKEAIEVAKNVN
- a CDS encoding HAD hydrolase-like protein, which encodes MILKKEASNQLRKIEVLILDFDGVVFSTKDSFRKTIQETVDFYFFQLLKLKGSRLKLVTQKEIQKFKDTGMYNDDWKLTRFLILYFLSVLALKNNEFLKLINKERNLRNILELTESLGKLFNSQKVDSTYLRLIKKDETIGFQSLMSLLKNLNEIEALQKIFPNLADSLPKLKSFIQTKVNKEDLPQKIFEEFYLGKNLYEEFYNQSPLFNLSKGFIENEKPLITIETLEKLNEKFGKLIVYSERPRKQAIYVLKKFNLEDYFNLEKSYFREEINKFDFLGDPGKPNPTPLFNLLKKLKAENKLSAYVGDTAADAILIEKLKTNYLVNALSIIISKHASSINANVILKNINELRLIF
- the hisZ gene encoding ATP phosphoribosyltransferase regulatory subunit; translated protein: MKDILPEEANIYRHIKEKLREKFELWGYKEVVPSTIEFADVLSIGIGSKLTDNMFKFQDLDGKIIALRAEATIPTARILTSELALTPKPIRLYYIVNVFRRIIERPGRFREFWQAGIELIGRKDPEADAEVLMILTEALNSLGLTNFRIDISHAAILKEVVNELNLSSQEKEELFTIAGYKDYSRFKKFLENKGCSLKLALVLKKLFKCFKISELNNIINDLKDYQTIKEAIINLLEINNAAETFGVKQLFFDFALTKEIEYYSGMIFEASLPNLGFSIAGGGRYDDLLKKFGEDLPATGFAIDVTECFKAIKNQFSPNFNRKTIVLEGSSLKLNAEFASKLRDKGVIVILEVEKPMEEMRKVVEAYKADAIIKLKDNYVLMMNIKTGEEKKLSVSEALEAILKREI
- the hisC gene encoding histidinol-phosphate transaminase, coding for MKLLVRSEIEGIIPYDVKDLLEIKNLKTITKLDLNENLLISNKEIKRIISKAVKEIDFRFYPKPYGKEAVEAIAKFYNLKEEKIFVANGSDDLLDKLSKAFIPKGSNVIINEPTFTMYSFFIKLYGGEKREVLLTQNFQLNVEDILNKCDSKTSMVIICSPNNPTGNQFNVEDIEKILKSFDGLVIVDEAYADFGDFSMLNLIEKYENLVILRSFSKSFGLASIRAGFAAANEKVISYLTKVSGPFLVNSITQKIIKVALEEFNLFKEVIKRIIKEREWLFNQLKKIDGVTPFPSKTNFILFRINKNDLSTKSICTKLKCSGIYIKDRSKDPLLEKCLRVTVGTRRMNVKFISELKKILKEEH
- the hisF gene encoding imidazole glycerol phosphate synthase subunit HisF, which codes for MLTKRIIPCLDVEKGKVVKGIKFKNLRIEGDPVELAAIYNQQGADELVFLDVTASYEHRDILLDVVKRTAEQVFIPFTVGGGIKSLKDIRLILSSGADKVSINTFAVKNPSLIKEAAETFGSQCIVIAIDAKRNYEESDKSKRKNRNIIKTPQGKCWWEVYIEGGRTPTGIDAIEWAKKVEELGAGEILLTSMDYDGTRSGYDISLTKTISENVNIPIIASGGAGKPEHILEVLTKGKADAALAASIFHEGEYSILEVKKFLKNHEVPVRLE
- a CDS encoding bifunctional phosphoribosyl-AMP cyclohydrolase/phosphoribosyl-ATP diphosphatase HisIE, encoding MVLRLSEKEIEEFISKVDFKKMNGLVPVVVQDRDNDKVLMQAFMNEEALRLTLKTGRMHYWSRTKRRIWLKGEESGHYSIVENAILDCDNDSILFKVHQIGVCCHTGKESCFHNLLLSLEEKEELDGRFLEKIYEVIIERIENFNENSYVSKLISKGEDAILQKIGEEAFELVLASKKTDEKEVVFEASDLIFHILILLASKGISLKKIFKELEERHKAKTCK
- the hisH gene encoding imidazole glycerol phosphate synthase subunit HisH, whose amino-acid sequence is MPKIAILNYGVGNLKSVSKALENCKVTVKITNKLEDIKDADAIVLPGVGAFKEAIEKIKILEFEIKKFIESGKFILGICLGLQLLFTKSFEGGVISGLNLLKGTVVKLPETVKIPHIGWNTIKIIKYDEFLNGIKDKAFMYFVHSYIAKPEETEVVLSTTNYGEVFPSIVAKNNIYATQFHPEKSGSNGLKILENFVHLIKK
- the hisB gene encoding imidazoleglycerol-phosphate dehydratase HisB produces the protein MREAKIKRKTKEVEILGRLNLDGEGKSEVETGVKFLNHILDTIVKHSMIDLTIKASGDLQHHLIEDVGVAIGSAILEALGEKKGIKRFGYAYTVMDESLARTVIDLSGRPYAKINLKVSQEKIEDMKGEDVIHFFSSLAYSSKSTLHIKVIYGVNTHHKIEAATKSFALALKDAISINEKLTGKIPSVKEAL
- a CDS encoding ATP phosphoribosyltransferase; this translates as MKNCFRVALPSKGRLKTPALKILEEAGLKVKEQERTYILKTSDSEFEVVLARAFDIPLYVQYGAATLGITGHDIILEREADVYEVSDLKFGRCKLVLAAPIEANLSKAIELPLNARIATEFPNLTRKFFNSLGKPIEVLTVRGSAELTPKLGLADAIVDLSTTGETLKKNGLKEVEVILESTARLICNKIAYRSFNKIKEFIERVDEAVKKCEAFS